A part of Setaria viridis chromosome 8, Setaria_viridis_v4.0, whole genome shotgun sequence genomic DNA contains:
- the LOC117866454 gene encoding BTB/POZ and MATH domain-containing protein 1, with product MASEHHLIEIAASQIGCQMSFRRSCWSSNIGGCRCECDYTTNSSAGTVSLILCLSSGNTRAPLNARFKFSLLDREVRPVPCRTRACSFQNWSPHEGWEWVCSDFITREDLDRQKYLDDGSFTVSCDIAIKPFTAKATDAFVTVPPSDLHQHLGNLLACEDGTDVTFKVAGGGGTGTFSAHRCVLAARSPVFRAQLFGEMKEGKEAATGGVVIAVDDMEAHVFRSLLHFVYTDSLTETDEELEQHDGDGYMMTAHYKDLLVAADRYGLERMKLICQEKLCRRIRADSVARMLALADRHHCPGLKEACFDFLSSSTNLEEFIETDGFEELTDTCPAVLKGLLDKLATVLIFE from the coding sequence aTGGCGAGTGAGCACCACCTGATCGAGATTGCGGCCTCCCAGATCGGCTGCCAGATGAGTTTTAGGCGTTCATGCTGGTCTTCCAACATAGGAGGCTGTCGCTGCGAATGTGACTACACCACTAATTCCTCTGCTGGTACGGTGTCCCTTATCCTCTGCCTTTCTTCCGGCAACACCCGTGCGCCCCTCAACGCACGGTTCAAGTTCAGCCTACTCGACCGCGAAGTCCGACCGGTGCCTTGCAGGACTCGAGCCTGCTCGTTCCAGAACTGGTCACCCCACGAGGGCTGGGAGTGGGTCTGTTCTGACTTCATCACCAGGGAAGACTTGGATCGCCAGAAGTATCTCGACGATGGCTCCTTCACCGTCAGCTGCGACATCGCTATCAAGCCCTTCACGGCAAAGGCCACCGATGCATTTGTTACGGTGCCCCCTTCTGATCTGCACCAGCACCTCGGCAACCTGCTGGCGTGCGAAGATGGCACGGACGTGACCTTCAAGGtagcaggaggaggcggcacTGGCACGTTCTCTGCGCACCGGTGCGTTCTCGCGGCGCGGTCACCGGTGTTCCGGGCACAGCTCTTCGGTGAAATGAAGGAGGGCAAGGAGGCCGCCACAGGCGGTGTTGTCATAGCTGTTGACGACATGGAAGCACACGTGTTCAGATCCCTCCTTCACTTCGTCTACACCGACTCGTTGACGGAGACCGATGAGGAGTTGGAGCAACATGATGGTGACGGATACATGATGACGGCGCACTACAAGGATCTTCTTGTCGCGGCCGACAGGTATGGCCTCGAGAGGATGAAGCTGATTTGCCAGGAGAAGCTGTGCAGGCGCATACGTGCAGACTCCGTGGCGAGGATGCTGGCTTTAGCTGACCGGCACCACTGCCCCGGTCTGAAGGAAGCGTGCTTCGATTTCCTCAGTTCTAGCACCAATCTTGAGGAGTTCATCGAAACAGATGGATTTGAGGAGCTAACCGATACCTGCCCTGCTGTTCTCAAGGGATTGCTTGACAAGCTTGCTACCGTCTTGATCTTCGAGTAA
- the LOC117866363 gene encoding uncharacterized protein: MGDRNRSRYGRRQRGGPWRPPLPPPDHGHKHCPVPLWEREFCSYVGNISWQRFCENKKYVSIYNNFEHWDDSGAFENFQNAKARFWADYHGQPSDIPLPDPDMYIDEVDHHCTVDPELAADVEKVLLPIDSDYDYSSIPVMGWVNTWEYNNFTMNQSAGNCTEKPAEVHDWGWEPSHGSNATWGGNNESSSKWDNNNSGWCAEPEKPSWGSLSNNQYASNNRYSNFYGGSNNNWYFNQRNNKQKDHHEGFQRSSLQDPSRGKKMEWRPVAKKASQQDGQGIEGGS, from the exons aTGGGGGATCGGAATCGGTCGCGGTACGGGAGGAGGCAGCGCGGCGGACCTTggcgccctcctctccctccgcctGATCACG GACACAAACACTGTCCAGTCCCACTATGGGAAAGGGAATTCTGCAGTTATGTTGGCAACATTTCCTGGCAAAGGTTCTGCGAAAACAAGAAATATGTCTCAATATACAATAATTTTGAGCATTGGGATGATTCAGGAGCCTTCGAGAATTTTCAGAATGCAAAGGCAAGGTTCTGGGCTGACTATCATGGCCAGCCTTCTGATATTCCTTTGCCCGATCCTGATATGTACATTGATGAGGTCGACCACCACTGCACAGTTGACCCTGAGTTGGCAGCTGACGTGGAGAAGGTACTGCTACCAATTGACTCGGATTATGATTATAGTTCGATCCCGGTTATGGGATGGGTCAATACCTGGGAATATAACAACTTTACTATGAACCAGTCTGCTGGAAACTGTACAGAAAAGCCAGCTGAAGTGCATGATTGGGGCTGGGAGCCAAGCCATGGATCCAATGCGACATGGGGTGGGAATAATGAATCTTCCAGTAAATGGGATAACAACAACTCCGGTTGGTGTGCCGAACCGGAGAAGCCTAGTTGGGGCAGCTTGAGCAACAACCAGTATGCATCAAACAACAGGTATAGTAACTTCTATGGTGGATCCAACAATAACTGGTACTTCAACCAGAGGAACAATAAACAGAAGGACCATCATGAGGGTTTTCAAAGGAGCAGCTTGCAGGATCCTAGTAGAGGAAAAAAGATGGAATGGCGTCCAGTGGCCAAAAAAGCCAGCCAACAAGATGGGCAGGGAATAGAAGGTGGCTCTTGA